A single genomic interval of Eleutherodactylus coqui strain aEleCoq1 chromosome 3, aEleCoq1.hap1, whole genome shotgun sequence harbors:
- the F3 gene encoding tissue factor isoform X2 has protein sequence MRCLLVVLLAFCWQRSSAQDMNFPTATDINVSSINFKTIVDWSPKPTNFTYTVQIRGSTLRDWKKKCIYTSDTTCDVSDIMRDARSRYEIRIISEVKSPETDEEFPHADGPTFNPYEETLIGKPVIQEFKFNKDHSNLTIVVKDALTPYRNAYNTPVTVRDIFQSDFRYTVFYRKASSTGKKEQSSASNEIVIKTEKGEDYCFFVQATVPSRKENRASQNSDEKCTSSGNAVAGGFLPSTGVLCLSIMILLYWLL, from the exons ATGCGCTGCCTTCTCGTCGTGCTGCTCGCCTTCTGCTGGCAGAGGAGCTCTGCACAAG ATATGAACTTCCCAACAGCAACTGACATAAACGTTTCATCCATCAACTTTAAAACCATTGTAGACTGGAGCCCAAAACCTACAAACTTCACCTACACAGTGCAGATAAGAGG GTCAACTCTTCGAGACTGGAAGAAGAAGTGTATCTACACCAGCGACACCACATGTGATGTTTCGGATATTATGCGGGACGCTCGTAGCCGCTACGAAATTCGAATTATTTCAGAAGTAAAATCACCAGAAACTGATGAGGAATTTCCTCATGCTGACGGCCCTACATTCAATCCTTATGAGGAAA ctttaATTGGAAAACCGGTTATCCAAGAATTCAAGTTCAACAAAGACCACAGCAATCTGACAATAGTTGTCAAAGACGCCCTGACGCCCTACAGGAATGCCTATAACACTCCAGTTACTGTGCGGGATATTTTTCAAAGTGACTTTCGCTATACAGTATTCTACAGGAAGGCTTCCAGCACAGGAAAG AAAGAGCAATCATCTGCCAGCAATGAGATTGTCATAAAGACAGAGAAAGGAGAAGATTACTGCTTCTTTGTGCAGGCGACCGTACCCTCTCGCAAAGAAAACCGTGCGAGCCAAAACTCCGATGAAAAGTGCACCTCATCTGGGAATGCAG TTGCTGGTGGGTTTTTACCCTCCACTGGAGTTTTATGCCTCAGT attATGATATTACTATATTGGTTGCTGTAG
- the F3 gene encoding tissue factor isoform X1, which yields MRCLLVVLLAFCWQRSSAQDMNFPTATDINVSSINFKTIVDWSPKPTNFTYTVQIRGSTLRDWKKKCIYTSDTTCDVSDIMRDARSRYEIRIISEVKSPETDEEFPHADGPTFNPYEETLIGKPVIQEFKFNKDHSNLTIVVKDALTPYRNAYNTPVTVRDIFQSDFRYTVFYRKASSTGKKEQSSASNEIVIKTEKGEDYCFFVQATVPSRKENRASQNSDEKCTSSGNADYDITILVAVGTAAGLIVLIIVLSVVLCKCRNGKKEKPKEKVPLNDV from the exons ATGCGCTGCCTTCTCGTCGTGCTGCTCGCCTTCTGCTGGCAGAGGAGCTCTGCACAAG ATATGAACTTCCCAACAGCAACTGACATAAACGTTTCATCCATCAACTTTAAAACCATTGTAGACTGGAGCCCAAAACCTACAAACTTCACCTACACAGTGCAGATAAGAGG GTCAACTCTTCGAGACTGGAAGAAGAAGTGTATCTACACCAGCGACACCACATGTGATGTTTCGGATATTATGCGGGACGCTCGTAGCCGCTACGAAATTCGAATTATTTCAGAAGTAAAATCACCAGAAACTGATGAGGAATTTCCTCATGCTGACGGCCCTACATTCAATCCTTATGAGGAAA ctttaATTGGAAAACCGGTTATCCAAGAATTCAAGTTCAACAAAGACCACAGCAATCTGACAATAGTTGTCAAAGACGCCCTGACGCCCTACAGGAATGCCTATAACACTCCAGTTACTGTGCGGGATATTTTTCAAAGTGACTTTCGCTATACAGTATTCTACAGGAAGGCTTCCAGCACAGGAAAG AAAGAGCAATCATCTGCCAGCAATGAGATTGTCATAAAGACAGAGAAAGGAGAAGATTACTGCTTCTTTGTGCAGGCGACCGTACCCTCTCGCAAAGAAAACCGTGCGAGCCAAAACTCCGATGAAAAGTGCACCTCATCTGGGAATGCAG attATGATATTACTATATTGGTTGCTGTAGGAACAGCGGCGGGTCTTATCGTCTTAATCATCGTGCTGTCAGTGGTCCTCTGTAAGTGCAGAAATGGGAAGAAAGAAAAGCCGAAGGAGAAGGTGCCGCTGAATGATGTATAG